The nucleotide sequence CAAGGGAGCTTCTGGAGCGGAAGAACGAACGCAGCGAAAGACCGGGCGCGAAGATCAAACTGAAGCGCAAGGTGACCGTTTCGAAGGAACTCATCAAGGAGAAGCAGGAGAAGGACGAGGAAGCCGCGGCGGCCCCCCCTGCGGTCACGGAGCGGAAAGAAGAAGCCCCGAAAGCCGCTTCCACGCCTCCGCGCGAGGAAAGGCGCGCTCCGGCCGCGGGCAGACCCGCCGCTGGACGCTCAGATCAGCGGCCCGATTCGCGGCCCGCGCCGAGGAGCGATGCCGCCCGCAGGCCCGGCCCAGGCGCACCGGGGGCAAGGCCCTTTGGCGATCGCAGGCCCGGCCCAGGCGCACCGGGGGCAAGGCCCTTCGCCGCCCGCAGGCCCGGTCCCGGCGCACCGCCGCCCAAAGACGCCGGCGCGGCGGACAAGAAGGACGAGGCCATCTCGGCGAAGGAAAAGGAAAAGAGAAAGAAGGCCAAGGAAAAGGAAAAAGAGAAAGAAGGCAAGAAGAGTCTCTACAAGGACAAGGGCAAGAGGACCTTCGAGAAAAGTATATTTTCGCGAAGAAAGAAGGGCGGCCACCACGCCGGAACGCAGGAGCAGGAGCGCGTGGCGGTATCGCCGAAAAACATTGATATCACCGAGAGTGTATCCGTAGGAGATCTGGCGAAGAAGCTTAACGTAAAGGCGAGCGAGGTAATCTCCCGTCTGATGAAGCTCGGCATGATGGCCACGATAAACCAGGTGATCGACGCGGAAACCGCCGAGATCCTCGCCTCGGAGTTCGGCACGGTTGTGCGGGTGGTCTCTCTCTTCGAGGAGACGGTAATCCGCCAAGAGGAGGAGGACCGGGCCGAAGACCGCTCCAGGCGCCCGCCGATCGTTACCGTTATGGGTCATGTCGACCATGGGAAGACCAAACTCCTCGACGCCATCAGGAAGACCAATGTCGTCGACGGGGAGTACGGCGGGATCACCCAGCACATAGGTGCCTATACCGTCAAGGTGCGCGATCAGTTCGTCACCTTCCTCGACACCCCGGGCCACGAGGCCTTCACCACCATGCGCGCGCGGGGCGCGCGCGTTACGGACATCGTTATCCTGGTCGTCGCTGCCAATGACGGTGTGATGCCGCAGACGGTGGAAGCGATCAACCACGCAAAAGCAGCGCACGTTCCCATAATCGTGGCGATCAACAAGATCGATATTCCCGAAACGAACATCACGCGCATACGGCAGGACCTTTCGAATTACGACCTTGCGCCCGAGGAATGGGGGGGCACCACCCTTTATGCCGAAGTCAGCGCCAAGCAGATGATCAATATAGAGGAGCTCCTCGACCTGATTCTCATCCAGGCTGAAATGCTCGAGCTCGACGCCAATCCGGCGCTTTTAAGCCGCGGCGTGGTGATCGAATCGCGCCTCGACCCCGGACGGGGGCCGGTCGCGACCGCACTGGTACAGAACGGCACACTGCATGTGGGGGATCCCTTCGTTGTGGGAATCTATTCCGGCAAGGTGAGGGCGATGTTCAACGACCAGGGCCAGCCGGTGCAGGAGGCCGGCCCCTCCACACCGGT is from Spirochaetota bacterium and encodes:
- the infB gene encoding translation initiation factor IF-2 produces the protein MKAIDIATTNHVTEEDILTICKDLGISCAGMDAEFSERDVFLVQKKIEVIKEQRAKAARELLERKNERSERPGAKIKLKRKVTVSKELIKEKQEKDEEAAAAPPAVTERKEEAPKAASTPPREERRAPAAGRPAAGRSDQRPDSRPAPRSDAARRPGPGAPGARPFGDRRPGPGAPGARPFAARRPGPGAPPPKDAGAADKKDEAISAKEKEKRKKAKEKEKEKEGKKSLYKDKGKRTFEKSIFSRRKKGGHHAGTQEQERVAVSPKNIDITESVSVGDLAKKLNVKASEVISRLMKLGMMATINQVIDAETAEILASEFGTVVRVVSLFEETVIRQEEEDRAEDRSRRPPIVTVMGHVDHGKTKLLDAIRKTNVVDGEYGGITQHIGAYTVKVRDQFVTFLDTPGHEAFTTMRARGARVTDIVILVVAANDGVMPQTVEAINHAKAAHVPIIVAINKIDIPETNITRIRQDLSNYDLAPEEWGGTTLYAEVSAKQMINIEELLDLILIQAEMLELDANPALLSRGVVIESRLDPGRGPVATALVQNGTLHVGDPFVVGIYSGKVRAMFNDQGQPVQEAGPSTPVELVGLSGVPSAGDPFQVVESEKYSKQISQKRIDLRRLETAKKVRKVTLEDLNEMIREGEVQELRVVIKADVDGSVQALKESLEKLSTGDVRVKVIHAGTGGINESDVMLASASNAIIIGYHVRPTARVSELAEKESVSIKFFNIIFEVTDSIRAAMEGMLSPEYREEVVGSGEVRQIFKISRLGTVAGAIVLSGKVNRKNRVRIIRDGVVVFDGELKSLKRFKDDVSEVDSGQECGFGMVNYNDLKEGDTFEAYRTIEIAKTLDG